A section of the Halichoerus grypus chromosome 11, mHalGry1.hap1.1, whole genome shotgun sequence genome encodes:
- the FTH1 gene encoding ferritin heavy chain isoform X1 — MTTASPSQVRQNYHQDSEAAINRQINLELYASYVYLSMNMFMFLFQSYYFDRDDVALKNFAKYFLHQSHEEREHAEKLMKLQNQRGGRIFLQDIKKPDRDDWENGLNAMECALHLEKSVNQSLLELHKLATDKSDPHLCDFIETHYLNEQVKSIKELGDHVTNLRKMGAPESGMAEYLFDKHTLGNSDSES, encoded by the exons ATGACGACCGCGTCCCCCTCGCAGGTGCGCCAGAACTACCACCAGGACTCGGAGGCCGCCATCAACCGCCAGATCAACCTGGAGCTCTACGCCTCCTACGTCTACCTGTCCATG AACATGTTCATGTTCCTCTTTCAGTCTTACTACTTTGACCGCGATGATGTGGCTTTGAAGAACTttgccaaatattttcttcaccaATCTCATGAGGAGAGGGAGCATGCTGAGAAACTGATGAAGCTGCAGAACCAACGAGGTGGCCGAATCTTCCTTCAGGATATCAAG AAACCAGACCGTGATGATTGGGAGAACGGGCTGAATGCAATGGAGTGTGCATTACACTTGGAGAAGAGCGTGAATCAGTCACTACTGGAACTGCACAAACTGGCCACTGATAAAAGTGACCCCCAT TTGTGTGACTTCATTGAGACTCATTACCTGAATGAGCAGGTGAAATCCATCAAAGAATTGGGTGACCACGTTACCAACCTGCGCAAGATGGGGGCTCCCGAATCTGGCATGGCAGAGTATCTCTTTGACAAGCACACCTTGGGAAACAGTGATAGTGAGAGCTAA
- the FTH1 gene encoding ferritin heavy chain isoform X2 — MTTASPSQVRQNYHQDSEAAINRQINLELYASYVYLSMSYYFDRDDVALKNFAKYFLHQSHEEREHAEKLMKLQNQRGGRIFLQDIKKPDRDDWENGLNAMECALHLEKSVNQSLLELHKLATDKSDPHLCDFIETHYLNEQVKSIKELGDHVTNLRKMGAPESGMAEYLFDKHTLGNSDSES; from the exons ATGACGACCGCGTCCCCCTCGCAGGTGCGCCAGAACTACCACCAGGACTCGGAGGCCGCCATCAACCGCCAGATCAACCTGGAGCTCTACGCCTCCTACGTCTACCTGTCCATG TCTTACTACTTTGACCGCGATGATGTGGCTTTGAAGAACTttgccaaatattttcttcaccaATCTCATGAGGAGAGGGAGCATGCTGAGAAACTGATGAAGCTGCAGAACCAACGAGGTGGCCGAATCTTCCTTCAGGATATCAAG AAACCAGACCGTGATGATTGGGAGAACGGGCTGAATGCAATGGAGTGTGCATTACACTTGGAGAAGAGCGTGAATCAGTCACTACTGGAACTGCACAAACTGGCCACTGATAAAAGTGACCCCCAT TTGTGTGACTTCATTGAGACTCATTACCTGAATGAGCAGGTGAAATCCATCAAAGAATTGGGTGACCACGTTACCAACCTGCGCAAGATGGGGGCTCCCGAATCTGGCATGGCAGAGTATCTCTTTGACAAGCACACCTTGGGAAACAGTGATAGTGAGAGCTAA